Proteins encoded together in one Pogoniulus pusillus isolate bPogPus1 chromosome 18, bPogPus1.pri, whole genome shotgun sequence window:
- the CALM2 gene encoding calmodulin-2 yields MADQLTEEQIAEFKEAFSLFDKDGDGTITTKELGTVMRSLGQNPTEAELQDMINEVDADGNGTIDFPEFLTMMARKMKDTDSEEEIREAFRVFDKDGNGYISAAELRHVMTNLGEKLTDEEVDEMIREADIDGDGQVNYEEFVQMMTAK; encoded by the exons AATTCAAAGAAGCCTTTTCACTATTTGACAAGGATGGTGATGGTACTATAACTACAAAGGAGTTGGGGACAGTGATGAGATCGCTTGGTCAGAACCCCAcagaagcagagctacaggATATGATCAATGAAGTAGATGCTGATG GCAATGGCACAATTGACTTCCCAGAGTTTCTGACAATGATggcaagaaaaatgaaagacaCAGATAGTGAAGAAGAAATTAGAGAAGCGTTCCGTGTATTTGACAAG gaTGGTAACGGTTACATTAGTGCTGCAGAGCTCCGTCACGTGATGACAAATCTTGGGGAGAAGCTAACAGATGAAGAAGTTGATGAAATGATTAGGGAAGCAGACATTGATGGTGACGGTCAAGTAAACTATGAAG aGTTTGTACAAATGATGACAGCGAAGTGA